From one Bacteroides fragilis NCTC 9343 genomic stretch:
- a CDS encoding 4Fe-4S binding protein, producing the protein MTANEVHLIYFSPTHTSKQVGEAIVRGTGITNVINTNLTQQATQDLVIAESALAIIVVPVYGGRVAPLAMDRLASVRGSNTPAVIVVVYGNRAYEKSLMELDYWAIQQGFKVIAGATFIGEHSYSTEKYPVAAGRPDERDLAVAADFGKQISDKIASATEPEKLYAVDVRKIRRPRQPFFPLFRFLRKVIALRKSGVPLPRTPWVEDESLCTHCGACAKMCPVSAIAKGDELNTDAERCIKCCACVKGCPQKARVYDTPFAVLLSQCFVKQKDPCTLV; encoded by the coding sequence ATGACAGCAAACGAAGTCCATTTGATTTATTTCTCGCCTACCCACACCTCTAAACAAGTTGGAGAGGCAATTGTTCGTGGAACCGGAATAACAAATGTGATAAACACGAATTTAACACAACAGGCAACTCAGGATTTAGTGATTGCCGAATCTGCATTAGCTATTATTGTCGTGCCGGTATATGGAGGTCGTGTAGCCCCTTTGGCCATGGATCGTCTGGCAAGTGTGCGCGGAAGTAATACTCCGGCGGTTATCGTGGTGGTATACGGTAACCGTGCTTACGAAAAATCGTTGATGGAACTTGATTATTGGGCTATTCAACAGGGGTTTAAAGTGATTGCCGGTGCTACTTTCATAGGAGAACACTCTTATAGTACAGAAAAATATCCCGTAGCTGCCGGACGTCCTGACGAACGTGACCTTGCTGTGGCAGCCGATTTTGGAAAGCAGATTTCAGATAAAATAGCATCTGCTACCGAACCGGAAAAATTATATGCGGTCGATGTCCGTAAAATCCGGCGTCCGCGTCAGCCTTTTTTTCCATTGTTTCGCTTTTTGCGGAAAGTGATTGCCTTGCGTAAAAGTGGAGTTCCCCTTCCCCGTACTCCTTGGGTGGAAGATGAATCTTTGTGTACTCACTGCGGTGCGTGTGCGAAAATGTGTCCTGTAAGCGCCATAGCCAAAGGTGACGAGTTGAATACGGATGCCGAACGCTGCATTAAATGTTGTGCCTGTGTAAAGGGATGCCCACAGAAAGCCAGAGTATATGATACCCCGTTTGCCGTACTACTGTCGCAATGTTTTGTTAAGCAGAAAGATCCCTGTACGTTGGTTTAA
- a CDS encoding YihY/virulence factor BrkB family protein translates to MEIHSERKKRLSLSLLFKIIKDTVWGFIDDSVMRLSASLAYATLFSIIPFLSLLVTVGVFFHMDLANQLYVQLQPIVGPEVTEALRSIIENAENTDSSRSAAFVSLGISILGATTIFAEIQSSLNSIWGIKAVPKKSWLKFIKNRILSFSIILVFAFILLITFTITNIIGELSQKFIFKYPEVADSLVKVVGIIINMSVTTIIFTLIFKILPDAKIKSKDVCIGAVVTTILLLIGQWGISFYIGIANVGTVYGAAAFMVVFVTWIYYSSIIIYTGAEFTKAWANEMGGKIFPDEYAVATKTIEIHEDKPIE, encoded by the coding sequence ATGGAAATCCATTCCGAAAGAAAGAAAAGACTTAGTTTATCCCTGCTTTTCAAAATAATAAAAGATACAGTTTGGGGATTCATAGACGACAGCGTTATGAGGTTGAGCGCTTCATTAGCCTATGCGACTTTGTTTTCAATTATTCCTTTTCTTTCCCTTCTAGTCACTGTCGGTGTCTTTTTCCATATGGATTTGGCCAATCAACTTTATGTCCAACTACAACCGATTGTGGGCCCTGAAGTTACCGAGGCCCTTCGTTCTATTATAGAAAATGCAGAAAATACAGACTCCTCCAGGTCGGCCGCCTTTGTCAGCTTAGGTATCTCTATTTTGGGTGCCACCACTATTTTTGCAGAAATACAAAGTTCATTAAATTCAATTTGGGGAATAAAAGCCGTCCCTAAAAAGAGCTGGCTTAAATTTATTAAAAACCGGATACTTTCTTTCTCAATAATACTTGTATTTGCCTTCATTCTCCTGATTACATTCACCATTACCAATATAATCGGAGAACTCAGTCAAAAATTCATCTTTAAGTATCCGGAAGTAGCCGATTCGTTGGTAAAAGTGGTAGGAATCATCATAAATATGAGTGTCACTACCATCATCTTTACACTCATATTTAAAATATTACCCGATGCCAAAATCAAAAGCAAAGACGTTTGCATCGGAGCTGTTGTAACCACCATACTGCTACTGATAGGTCAATGGGGAATTTCCTTTTATATAGGAATAGCCAATGTGGGAACCGTCTATGGGGCTGCTGCGTTCATGGTGGTTTTCGTCACTTGGATTTATTATTCTTCCATCATCATATATACCGGTGCAGAGTTTACCAAAGCATGGGCAAACGAAATGGGAGGTAAAATTTTCCCCGACGAATATGCAGTAGCCACCAAAACCATTGAAATACACGAAGACAAGCCTATCGAATAA
- a CDS encoding DUF202 domain-containing protein translates to MLTFTDNFENDKELILRDHLALERTKLANERTLFAYIRMALYLLTVGIGIFQIESISRLDGLAWGCIIAGIFLFFLGFVRFEQMRKHLKQYTKTCRDTENESSRKK, encoded by the coding sequence ATGCTGACATTTACCGATAACTTTGAGAATGATAAAGAGTTGATACTTCGTGATCATCTGGCACTTGAAAGAACCAAGCTGGCTAATGAAAGAACTTTGTTTGCATATATCCGTATGGCACTTTACCTTTTGACTGTGGGGATAGGGATATTTCAAATTGAAAGCATTTCACGTTTGGATGGGCTGGCGTGGGGATGTATTATAGCCGGAATCTTCTTGTTTTTCTTGGGCTTTGTCCGTTTCGAACAAATGAGAAAGCATCTGAAACAGTATACGAAAACATGTCGTGATACTGAGAATGAATCGTCACGGAAGAAGTGA